The window GTGGGGTATCTCGACATCCCGGTGCTGGGGGCCGTTGCTCCGGGGCGGTTCCTCGCCAAGGCCGAGGTGGCCCGGTGGCCGTTCCTGGGGCTCCTGGCCCGCTGCGGCGGCACAGTCTTCGTGGAGCGGGACCGCCCCCGGGCCTCCCTGGCCGCCGTGGCCGCCCTCGAGGCGCACCAGGCGGCCGGGGAGACGGTGCTCTTCTTCCCGGAGGCGGGGGTTGCCTCGGACGCCCGCACCCTGGGAGAGTTCCGCCCCATGGTCTTCGAGGCCTGCGTGCGCACGGGCAGGCCCGCCGTGCCTGCGGCCCTGCGGTACACCCGGCCCCCGGACCCCCGGGTGTGGGGTTGGATCGACGAGCCGAGCCTCTGGAAACACCTCTGGACCCGCCTCCTGCCCGCGGGGCCGGTGGAGGTGACGGTGCGGTTCGGGGAGCCCCTCTACCCGGAACCGGGCTGGGATCGGAAGGCCCTGGCCGCCCGCACGCGCGCCGCGGTGCTGGCGCTTCTGGAGGATGGCCCATCCGGGGCGGACGCGCAGAGAGACATGCCGAAGCCATGAGCGGTTTCACGGATGCCCTGGCGGGCGAGACCACGCTGATTGGCGCCCTCGAGGCCCGGGCCGGCCGATCGGGGGCGCAGCAGTGGCTCACCCTCTATGCCCGGGACCGGGTGGCGTGCACCCTCTCCTACCGGGAGCTCTGGGAAGGGGCCGGCAGGTGGGCGGGCCACTTGCGCAGCCGGGGTGTGGAAGCGGGGGATCGGGTCCTCCTGGTGCTCCCTACGGAGCGCGCGTTCTACGAGGCCTACTGGGGCATCCTCCGGGCCGGGGCCGTGCCCGTGCCGGCCTACCCGCCCGTGCGCCTGGGGCGGGTGGAGGAGTACCTCCAGGGCTTGCGGGGCCTCATCCGAAACAGCGGAGCCCGGGCGCTCCTCACCAGCGAAGCGGTGCGGCCCCTCCTGCGGCCGGTGCAGGAGGCCGGTGAGGGAGAGCAGGGCCTCGCCTTCCTGGTCCCCGGCGAG is drawn from Thermodesulfobacteriota bacterium and contains these coding sequences:
- a CDS encoding lysophospholipid acyltransferase family protein → LPGLAAAAIVGLVLGGLAAAGWRRGALRWFSLLVTGALGVRIRQEGSPPPPGSLVAANHVGYLDIPVLGAVAPGRFLAKAEVARWPFLGLLARCGGTVFVERDRPRASLAAVAALEAHQAAGETVLFFPEAGVASDARTLGEFRPMVFEACVRTGRPAVPAALRYTRPPDPRVWGWIDEPSLWKHLWTRLLPAGPVEVTVRFGEPLYPEPGWDRKALAARTRAAVLALLEDGPSGADAQRDMPKP